The following proteins are co-located in the Sphingomonas panacis genome:
- the ffh gene encoding signal recognition particle protein, with translation MFESLSDRLGGVFDRLRGRGSLTEADVRAAMREVRVALLEADVALPVAREFVDKATEQAIGQQVLRSVTPGQQVVKIVNDALVAMLGGDGDGSAAELDLGVTPPAVIMMVGLQGSGKTTTTAKIARRLSGGQGGRERKKVLMASLDVNRPNAQEQLATLGTQTEVATLPIVAGQQPVDIARRALQAAKLQGYDVLMLDTAGRLHVDQALMDEMRAVADVARPAEILLVVDALTGQDAVNVATSFSQQVPLTGVVLTRMDGDARGGAALSMRAVTGKPIKFAGTGEKMDALEAFHPSRVAGRILGMGDVVSLVERAAETIQQEDAEKIAARLAKGQFDLNDLRAQLQQMRKMGGLGALAGMLPGLKKAQSAVQQVGGDKVLIHMDAMIGSMTEKERAKPELLNAKRKIRVAKGSGTTVQDVNKLLKMHQEMAGAMKKIRKMGGLKGMAAMFGKGGMGGGGMGGLGGAGMPDIGSLIGGNSGGLPGLGGGQAKLPPGFENLMNKKK, from the coding sequence ATGTTCGAGAGCCTCAGCGACCGTCTTGGCGGTGTGTTCGATCGGTTGCGCGGCCGCGGGTCGCTGACCGAGGCGGACGTGCGCGCGGCGATGCGCGAAGTGCGCGTCGCGCTGCTCGAAGCCGACGTCGCGCTGCCGGTGGCGCGCGAGTTCGTCGACAAGGCGACCGAGCAGGCGATCGGCCAGCAGGTGCTGCGCTCGGTCACGCCGGGGCAGCAGGTCGTCAAGATTGTCAACGACGCGCTGGTCGCGATGCTGGGCGGCGATGGCGACGGTAGCGCCGCCGAACTCGACCTCGGCGTCACGCCGCCCGCCGTCATCATGATGGTCGGCCTGCAAGGCTCGGGCAAGACGACGACGACCGCCAAGATCGCGCGGCGGCTGTCGGGCGGGCAGGGCGGGCGTGAGCGCAAGAAGGTGCTGATGGCGTCGCTCGACGTCAATCGCCCGAACGCGCAGGAGCAGTTGGCGACGCTGGGCACGCAGACCGAGGTGGCGACGCTGCCGATCGTCGCTGGCCAGCAGCCGGTCGATATCGCGCGGCGCGCGCTGCAGGCGGCGAAGCTGCAGGGCTATGACGTGCTGATGCTCGATACGGCGGGCCGTCTGCACGTCGATCAGGCGCTGATGGACGAGATGCGCGCGGTCGCCGATGTCGCGCGTCCGGCGGAAATCCTGCTCGTCGTCGATGCGCTGACCGGACAGGACGCGGTCAACGTCGCGACCAGCTTCTCGCAGCAGGTGCCGCTGACCGGCGTGGTGCTGACCCGCATGGACGGCGATGCGCGCGGTGGTGCGGCGCTGTCGATGCGGGCCGTCACCGGCAAGCCGATCAAATTCGCGGGCACGGGCGAGAAGATGGATGCGCTCGAAGCCTTCCATCCCAGCCGCGTCGCTGGCCGCATCCTCGGCATGGGCGACGTGGTCAGCCTGGTCGAGCGCGCCGCCGAGACGATCCAGCAGGAAGATGCCGAGAAGATCGCGGCGCGGCTCGCCAAGGGGCAGTTCGATCTCAACGATCTGCGCGCGCAGCTCCAGCAGATGCGCAAGATGGGCGGCCTCGGCGCGCTCGCGGGCATGCTGCCGGGGCTGAAGAAGGCGCAAAGCGCGGTTCAGCAGGTCGGCGGCGACAAGGTGCTGATCCATATGGACGCGATGATCGGTTCGATGACCGAGAAAGAGCGTGCCAAGCCCGAACTGCTCAACGCCAAGCGCAAGATCCGCGTCGCCAAGGGCTCGGGGACGACCGTTCAGGACGTCAACAAGCTGCTCAAGATGCATCAGGAAATGGCCGGCGCTATGAAGAAGATCCGCAAGATGGGCGGATTGAAGGGCATGGCGGCGATGTTCGGCAAGGGCGGCATGGGCGGTGGCGGCATGGGTGGCCTCGGCGGTGCCGGCATGCCCGATATCGGCAGCCTGATCGGCGGCAATTCCGGCGGTCTGCCGGGGCTTGGCGGTGGCCAGGCCAAGCTGCCGCCGGGGTTCGAGAATTTGATGAACAAGAAGAAGTAA
- a CDS encoding putative bifunctional diguanylate cyclase/phosphodiesterase, translating into MGSGHDDGAEAKPPPSRDVWVVAIIVAAIVLFVGIGSAVLAKALDAYVPAGATINRGLMIALLLNLALILLGWRRHRALNTEGAARTTAEGRAHHLAARDPLTGLLNRRSLAEAGATLLVGARRRHKAMALMLIDLDHFKAINDRHDHATGDALLHRVAAEITRIMPAGAVLARVGSDAFACGVLFDPGHPDTVERIAERTISKLAQPFKCEGLVLAISASVGMARSDDGCASFEALMRGADTALRAAKHTGRNRYAWFNQAMEREEATLATLEASLRSAIPKQEIVPYFEQQIDLATGGLCGFEVLARWQTPDGVVTPAVFMPTAERTGLIGDLSLSVMRQAFVAARDWDSGLTLSITLSPRQLSDAWLAQKIIKALTEASFPPGRLEVGVTEAALLDTLPLVQSILASLKNQGVGLVLGDFGGGFASLAHLRAAAFDRIKLSRTFVTATPDNAVMANAVARLGECFNLPITAIGIETAETAERLRALGYTRGQGSLYAQPASITNTRRLLAQRGLLRQPGPAIAGVNRAVR; encoded by the coding sequence ATGGGTTCTGGACACGACGACGGAGCGGAGGCCAAGCCCCCGCCCAGCCGAGACGTTTGGGTCGTCGCCATCATTGTGGCCGCGATCGTGCTGTTCGTCGGCATCGGCAGCGCCGTGCTGGCGAAGGCGCTCGACGCCTATGTCCCTGCCGGCGCGACAATCAATCGCGGGCTGATGATCGCGTTACTGCTCAACCTCGCGCTGATCCTGCTCGGCTGGCGCCGCCACCGCGCGTTGAACACCGAGGGTGCGGCGCGCACCACGGCGGAGGGTCGCGCGCATCATCTGGCGGCGCGCGATCCGCTCACCGGCTTGCTCAACCGCCGCAGCCTCGCCGAAGCGGGCGCGACTCTGTTGGTCGGCGCGCGGCGGCGCCACAAGGCGATGGCGCTGATGTTGATCGATCTCGATCACTTCAAGGCGATCAACGATCGACACGACCACGCCACCGGCGATGCGCTGCTCCACCGGGTCGCTGCCGAGATCACGCGCATCATGCCGGCCGGCGCGGTGCTGGCACGGGTCGGCAGCGATGCTTTCGCCTGCGGCGTCCTGTTCGATCCCGGCCACCCCGACACGGTCGAGCGGATCGCCGAGCGCACGATCAGCAAGCTCGCCCAGCCGTTCAAATGCGAAGGATTGGTGCTCGCGATCAGCGCCTCGGTCGGCATGGCCCGTTCGGACGATGGCTGCGCCAGCTTCGAGGCGCTGATGCGCGGCGCCGATACCGCACTCCGCGCCGCCAAACACACCGGCCGCAACCGTTACGCGTGGTTCAATCAGGCGATGGAACGCGAGGAAGCGACGCTTGCCACGCTGGAAGCGAGCCTGCGCAGCGCGATCCCGAAACAGGAGATCGTCCCCTATTTCGAACAGCAGATCGACCTCGCCACGGGCGGGCTGTGCGGTTTCGAGGTGCTGGCGCGATGGCAGACGCCCGATGGCGTCGTCACCCCCGCCGTCTTCATGCCCACTGCCGAGCGCACCGGGCTGATCGGCGACCTGTCGCTCTCGGTGATGCGACAGGCCTTCGTCGCCGCGCGCGATTGGGATTCCGGGCTGACGCTGTCGATCACCCTCTCGCCACGCCAGTTGAGCGATGCATGGCTCGCGCAGAAGATCATCAAGGCGCTGACCGAGGCGAGCTTCCCGCCCGGCCGGCTCGAGGTCGGGGTTACTGAAGCCGCGCTGCTCGACACGCTCCCGCTCGTCCAGTCGATTCTGGCCAGCCTCAAGAATCAGGGCGTGGGGCTGGTGCTCGGCGATTTCGGCGGCGGCTTCGCCAGCCTTGCGCATCTGCGCGCCGCCGCGTTCGACCGGATCAAGCTCAGCCGCACCTTCGTCACCGCCACGCCCGATAACGCCGTGATGGCCAACGCCGTCGCCCGGCTCGGCGAATGCTTCAACCTGCCGATCACCGCGATCGGCATCGAGACCGCCGAAACCGCGGAGCGGCTGCGCGCGCTCGGCTACACGCGCGGGCAAGGCTCTCTCTATGCGCAGCCCGCCAGCATCACCAACACCCGCCGCCTGCTCGCGCAACGCGGCCTGCTGCGCCAACCCGGCCCGGCGATCGCCGGCGTGAACCGCGCGGTCCGGTAA
- a CDS encoding AbrB/MazE/SpoVT family DNA-binding domain-containing protein produces MSEEYKAKVFKSGNSLALRLPKALGLEEGAEMRLREEHGRFTFEPVDAPKRKIDLTGIAGSMPWLKPLPREDFDDSPRDWHLLDRDG; encoded by the coding sequence ATGAGCGAGGAGTATAAAGCCAAGGTGTTCAAGTCGGGCAATTCGCTCGCCTTGCGACTGCCCAAAGCGCTTGGCCTTGAGGAAGGCGCCGAGATGCGGCTGCGCGAGGAGCATGGCCGGTTCACGTTCGAGCCGGTCGATGCGCCGAAGCGCAAGATCGATCTTACCGGCATCGCCGGGTCGATGCCGTGGCTAAAGCCGCTGCCGCGCGAAGATTTCGACGATTCGCCGCGCGATTGGCACCTGCTCGATCGCGATGGCTGA
- the rpsP gene encoding 30S ribosomal protein S16, translating to MALSIRLSRGGSKKRPYYRIVVADARSPRDGKFIEKIGTYNPLLAKDDEKRIILDAERAKHWLGNGAQPTDRVARFLDVAGVKERAVRNNPNKGKPGEKATERAEERATKIAEAEEAAKAAAAAPAEEAPAAEEASAEA from the coding sequence ATGGCACTCAGCATTCGTCTGTCGCGTGGCGGCTCCAAGAAGCGTCCCTACTACCGCATCGTCGTCGCGGACGCGCGTTCGCCGCGCGATGGCAAGTTCATCGAGAAGATCGGCACGTACAATCCGCTTCTCGCCAAGGATGACGAGAAGCGCATCATCCTCGACGCCGAGCGTGCGAAGCACTGGCTCGGCAACGGCGCGCAGCCGACCGACCGTGTCGCGCGGTTCCTCGACGTGGCCGGCGTGAAGGAGCGTGCCGTCCGCAACAACCCGAACAAGGGCAAGCCCGGCGAGAAGGCAACCGAGCGCGCCGAAGAGCGTGCCACCAAGATCGCCGAAGCCGAGGAGGCCGCCAAGGCCGCCGCTGCTGCGCCGGCTGAGGAAGCCCCGGCCGCTGAAGAGGCTTCGGCCGAAGCATAA
- the rimM gene encoding ribosome maturation factor RimM (Essential for efficient processing of 16S rRNA) translates to MSADRPVTLAVIIGAHGVTGEVRLKVFTEDLARYKVLNATVAGVALTLKSARPGSNGTIARFAEVTDRNAAEALRGTELTVPRSALPPLEPGEYYHSDLIGLAAVSTTGEALGRVVLIEDFGAGDVIEIERENGQRFMVPMNADAVPEWDGERVVVDGAFVI, encoded by the coding sequence ATGTCGGCAGATCGCCCCGTTACGCTTGCCGTCATCATCGGCGCGCATGGCGTGACGGGGGAAGTGCGGCTCAAGGTCTTCACCGAGGATCTGGCGCGCTACAAGGTGCTGAATGCCACTGTCGCCGGGGTTGCGCTGACGCTCAAGTCGGCACGCCCCGGTAGCAACGGCACGATCGCGCGCTTCGCCGAAGTGACCGATCGCAATGCCGCCGAGGCGCTGCGCGGCACCGAACTGACGGTGCCACGCTCAGCCTTGCCGCCGCTCGAGCCGGGCGAATATTATCATTCCGATCTGATCGGTCTTGCCGCCGTCTCGACGACGGGCGAGGCGTTGGGTCGCGTCGTACTGATCGAGGATTTCGGCGCGGGCGACGTGATCGAGATCGAGCGCGAGAACGGTCAGCGCTTCATGGTGCCGATGAACGCCGACGCGGTGCCCGAATGGGACGGCGAGCGGGTGGTGGTTGACGGGGCGTTCGTCATCTAG
- a CDS encoding type II toxin-antitoxin system VapC family toxin: MHLVDTNTIIYLVGGNYPALTRRVEATAIGDIRMSAIVFAELALGSENGLAPSIDVLERLIEQMPLMPFDEAAARAYAKMPFRRGRFDRLLAGHALSLGATIVTRNLADFADIPGLRVEDWTRPS; encoded by the coding sequence ATGCATCTCGTCGATACGAACACGATCATCTATCTCGTCGGTGGCAACTATCCAGCGCTCACCCGGCGGGTCGAAGCGACAGCGATCGGCGACATTCGGATGTCGGCGATCGTCTTCGCCGAGCTTGCGCTCGGCAGCGAAAATGGTTTGGCGCCCTCCATTGACGTGCTTGAACGGCTCATCGAGCAGATGCCTCTGATGCCGTTCGACGAGGCTGCGGCCCGCGCTTACGCCAAGATGCCGTTCCGGCGTGGTCGTTTCGATCGGCTGTTGGCGGGACATGCCCTCAGCCTCGGCGCGACCATCGTCACGCGGAACCTCGCCGACTTCGCCGACATTCCGGGTTTGCGCGTAGAGGACTGGACTCGCCCGTCATGA